The proteins below are encoded in one region of Candidatus Krumholzibacteriota bacterium:
- a CDS encoding DUF4136 domain-containing protein, which translates to MRSLLIIGCICLLTMTTGCSTIKVETDFDPDADFAALRTYQWIEHVKKTDSQMMKDPLIRKHVITAVENEMDALGYFKAVNEKPDFLIAFYTGAKNRVDVTHYHYRYGRWGRFHGRDISVRKYREGTLILDIIDARTKQLVWRGWAKSVLHGREDAAEDIKASVKKMLGRYPPK; encoded by the coding sequence TTCTGACGATGACTACCGGATGTTCGACGATAAAGGTGGAGACCGATTTCGATCCCGACGCTGATTTCGCGGCGCTCAGGACGTATCAGTGGATCGAGCATGTAAAAAAGACGGACAGCCAGATGATGAAAGACCCGCTGATCAGAAAACACGTCATAACGGCGGTCGAAAACGAGATGGATGCCCTCGGATATTTCAAGGCTGTCAACGAAAAACCCGATTTTCTGATCGCTTTCTACACCGGCGCGAAAAACAGGGTCGATGTGACTCACTACCATTACAGGTATGGAAGGTGGGGGCGGTTCCACGGACGCGATATCAGTGTCCGCAAATACCGCGAGGGAACATTGATACTCGATATCATAGATGCCCGCACGAAACAGCTTGTCTGGAGAGGATGGGCCAAAAGTGTGCTCCATGGAAGAGAGGACGCCGCTGAGGACATAAAAGCATCGGTAAAAAAGATGCTCGGCAGATATCCACCGAAATAA
- a CDS encoding DNA polymerase IV, with protein sequence MYRPVAYPAGKGEWRPEDPAIAHIDMDAFFASIEILDFPGLADRSVIVGGSSDRGVVAAASYKAREYGIHSAMPIFQAKRLCPDLVIQPGRMNRYVEISRKIIRLLGRYSPLVEQVSIDEAFIDLSGTMRLFGRYEDIVVAIRREIKEETGLTCSAGLSTGKLVAKIASDIDKPDGMAVIPPGMVDGFLCGLPIGKVPGVGEKSAEQLRKKGIRYLGDIRKLPPARVSELFGKQGSRLLEIALGDHNPPVIPYSRPKSISNELTFAEDTADKAILERYLLSLSEKVAGRLRNQNLAGRTITLKLKDFDHSMITRSITLDNPTHQGRKIYAEAGKLLAASIGNRRKRLIGVGVSNLEPEEKAGQYDLFDERPAEEERWDRVDQAVDDIAHRFGHGAIRRGRLRKES encoded by the coding sequence TTGTACAGGCCTGTAGCATATCCCGCCGGGAAAGGCGAATGGAGACCGGAAGATCCCGCTATCGCTCATATAGATATGGACGCTTTTTTCGCGTCGATCGAGATCCTCGATTTCCCCGGACTTGCCGATAGATCTGTCATAGTCGGCGGTAGCAGCGACCGGGGCGTCGTGGCCGCGGCGAGTTACAAAGCGAGAGAGTACGGCATCCATTCAGCGATGCCGATATTTCAGGCAAAAAGACTCTGCCCCGACCTCGTCATCCAGCCAGGCAGGATGAACCGCTACGTTGAAATATCCCGAAAGATAATCAGGCTTCTCGGCCGTTACTCCCCGCTGGTGGAACAGGTATCGATCGACGAAGCGTTCATCGACCTGTCCGGGACGATGAGGCTCTTTGGAAGGTATGAGGATATAGTCGTCGCTATAAGGCGGGAGATAAAAGAGGAGACAGGACTGACCTGTTCGGCGGGGCTTTCGACGGGCAAACTCGTCGCGAAGATAGCATCGGATATCGACAAGCCTGACGGTATGGCGGTGATCCCTCCTGGAATGGTCGACGGATTCCTATGCGGCCTGCCGATCGGGAAGGTGCCGGGTGTCGGGGAAAAAAGCGCAGAACAGCTGAGAAAGAAGGGGATAAGATATCTTGGCGACATAAGGAAACTGCCACCAGCGCGTGTTTCGGAACTTTTCGGAAAACAGGGATCGAGGCTCCTCGAGATCGCCCTGGGAGATCACAATCCTCCCGTGATACCGTATTCAAGGCCCAAATCGATAAGCAACGAATTGACTTTTGCCGAAGATACCGCCGACAAGGCAATCCTCGAAAGGTATCTGCTTTCCCTCTCGGAAAAAGTCGCCGGAAGGTTGAGAAACCAGAATCTTGCCGGCAGGACGATAACGCTGAAACTCAAGGATTTCGATCACTCGATGATAACGCGCAGCATAACGCTCGATAACCCGACGCACCAGGGCAGGAAGATCTATGCCGAAGCGGGAAAACTTCTCGCAGCGTCGATCGGAAACAGAAGAAAAAGATTGATAGGGGTCGGAGTCTCCAATCTCGAACCGGAGGAAAAGGCCGGCCAGTACGATCTTTTCGACGAAAGACCTGCCGAAGAGGAAAGGTGGGACAGGGTGGACCAGGCGGTAGACGATATCGCGCACAGATTCGGCCATGGCGCCATCAGGCGGGGGAGGCTGCGCAAGGAGTCCTGA
- a CDS encoding energy transducer TonB, whose protein sequence is MDTYALKFEIASIRSRTNRFILASALLHIVAGVVCQSYDWYRPELPEPEKVIEISWIEKVPADQGIAIVNTTPARVATRKNPKKKDSPVEVPGAAETGERLNRHFTSLESRIGRKALAASIATPVHIKRPKAASSSLARQAGRQQLPLETGRSEPVDLEHAPGRKEIHAMPVVEPVKKAGYKTNDEDPKSVSVGGIKLSGPVADRDLLQYDLPAYPEWAKKSGIESSVMLHFVVLPDGRIKENILIDRSSGFEEFDSGAKNALSGWRFESLPRGAVSEQWGKIVFDYRLGGSSGD, encoded by the coding sequence ATGGACACCTACGCTCTAAAATTCGAGATCGCTTCGATACGGTCGAGGACGAATCGGTTCATCCTGGCGAGCGCTCTTCTTCATATCGTGGCCGGAGTGGTATGCCAGTCTTACGACTGGTACCGGCCTGAACTGCCCGAACCGGAAAAGGTCATAGAGATATCATGGATCGAGAAAGTCCCGGCCGACCAGGGAATAGCTATAGTCAATACGACCCCTGCCCGGGTCGCCACAAGGAAAAATCCCAAGAAAAAGGACAGTCCGGTCGAGGTCCCCGGCGCCGCCGAGACGGGGGAGAGACTGAACAGACATTTTACCAGCCTCGAGAGCAGGATAGGCAGAAAGGCCCTGGCGGCGTCTATTGCCACGCCTGTTCATATCAAGCGCCCGAAGGCGGCCTCATCGAGCCTTGCCAGGCAGGCGGGCAGGCAGCAGTTACCGCTGGAAACGGGGAGAAGCGAGCCTGTCGATCTCGAACACGCTCCCGGCAGAAAAGAGATCCATGCGATGCCGGTCGTCGAGCCGGTAAAAAAAGCAGGTTATAAAACAAATGACGAGGACCCGAAATCAGTTTCCGTGGGGGGGATCAAGCTCAGCGGCCCCGTTGCCGACAGGGATCTGCTTCAGTACGATTTGCCCGCGTACCCCGAGTGGGCGAAGAAGAGCGGTATAGAATCTTCGGTGATGCTTCATTTTGTCGTGCTGCCTGACGGAAGGATCAAGGAAAATATACTGATCGACAGGTCGTCAGGTTTCGAGGAATTCGATTCAGGAGCGAAGAACGCTCTGTCCGGGTGGAGGTTTGAATCTCTGCCCCGGGGCGCGGTCAGTGAACAGTGGGGGAAAATAGTCTTTGATTACAGGCTCGGAGGATCGAGCGGCGATTAA
- a CDS encoding biopolymer transporter ExbD, translating into MKGRLMKATPGIMGVNVTPIIDVALVLVIILLITAPVLSISDIGVNLPKTQTRGVEDESRLSITLGLTGELSLEKNIVSREGLAAELKELLSMPGRESTLVVIRADEDVPYRMVREILKEARNAGARRLAIATSQGERGVEWTPTL; encoded by the coding sequence ATGAAGGGAAGATTAATGAAAGCAACACCGGGGATCATGGGAGTAAATGTCACTCCGATCATAGATGTGGCCCTGGTGCTGGTGATAATACTTCTGATAACGGCTCCGGTCCTTTCAATATCTGATATAGGAGTCAACCTGCCTAAGACACAGACGAGGGGAGTGGAGGATGAGTCGAGATTGAGCATCACCCTCGGGCTGACCGGCGAGCTTTCGCTGGAAAAGAATATAGTATCAAGGGAAGGGCTTGCCGCCGAATTGAAAGAACTGCTTTCCATGCCCGGCCGGGAATCTACCCTGGTCGTAATCAGGGCGGATGAGGATGTTCCGTACAGGATGGTCAGGGAGATCCTGAAAGAAGCACGTAACGCCGGAGCGAGGAGGCTCGCGATCGCCACATCACAGGGAGAGAGGGGAGTCGAATGGACACCTACGCTCTAA
- a CDS encoding biopolymer transporter ExbD — protein sequence MLLLDEDGKNGYGIHSANMTPLIDVSLVLVVMLMLLTPLAFESSIFIRGSEQQKDQPVGEKTVLTLSIVSEDSVRVDDRMVNRESLAAALLPLAGSDGGRQAVISCDGSVSHGAFVDVVDQVKVCGITDIAVTGR from the coding sequence ATGCTTCTGTTAGATGAAGACGGCAAAAATGGATATGGCATACACAGCGCGAACATGACGCCGCTGATAGACGTGTCGCTCGTGCTTGTTGTCATGTTGATGCTGCTCACACCGCTCGCTTTTGAATCGAGCATATTTATCCGGGGATCGGAACAGCAGAAAGATCAGCCTGTCGGGGAAAAGACGGTACTGACTCTTTCGATCGTATCGGAGGACAGCGTCAGGGTAGATGACCGTATGGTCAACAGAGAGAGCCTCGCGGCAGCGCTGCTCCCGCTGGCTGGGAGTGATGGCGGCAGACAGGCGGTCATCTCATGCGACGGTTCAGTGTCGCACGGGGCGTTCGTAGATGTCGTCGATCAGGTAAAGGTCTGCGGGATCACCGATATCGCTGTGACAGGGAGATAA
- a CDS encoding MotA/TolQ/ExbB proton channel family protein, which translates to MFSEFNWMDALADSPIFLVLLVCSVITFGVAVERLYYFFKRRGRPEETMALSIKKIKNRDLKEAYRACESSPHPMGAVALQIFEGKDINSEPVEERLQISLSEQKMLFEKNLGVLGTMAAVAPLIGLLGTIWGIMRAFSNMAAAGSAAPSVVAAGVAEALLTTAGGIVIAVPAIMLYNHFSRRANVILTVAENNARSLRALIMETGS; encoded by the coding sequence ATGTTTTCGGAGTTCAACTGGATGGATGCTCTCGCCGACAGTCCGATCTTCCTCGTCCTGCTCGTATGCAGCGTCATAACTTTTGGCGTGGCTGTCGAGAGGCTGTACTACTTTTTCAAGCGCAGGGGAAGACCCGAGGAAACGATGGCATTATCGATAAAAAAGATTAAGAACAGGGACCTGAAGGAAGCGTACAGAGCATGCGAATCGTCTCCCCATCCGATGGGAGCGGTCGCCCTTCAGATCTTTGAAGGGAAGGATATCAACAGCGAACCTGTCGAGGAAAGGCTCCAGATAAGCCTCAGCGAGCAGAAGATGCTTTTCGAGAAAAACCTCGGAGTCCTCGGAACGATGGCGGCCGTAGCACCCCTGATCGGTCTACTGGGAACGATATGGGGAATAATGAGAGCGTTTTCCAATATGGCAGCCGCCGGGTCCGCGGCGCCGTCGGTGGTCGCCGCCGGCGTGGCCGAAGCTCTTCTTACGACGGCGGGAGGAATAGTCATAGCGGTACCGGCGATCATGCTTTACAACCACTTCTCGCGGCGGGCCAATGTGATCCTGACCGTTGCCGAGAACAACGCCCGCAGCCTCAGAGCGCTGATAATGGAGACAGGGAGTTAA